CCAATGACCGTAGAGCCCAGTGTGGCTCTGTCAATCACTGTATTGGCACCCACTTCCACATCGTCTTCGATGACCACATTGCCAAGGTGGGGCATTTTGAGGTGTTGTCCATCAACAAAAGTATAGCCGAATCCATCCGAACCGATGACGGTGGCTGCATGAATGCACACACGCTGGCCAAGATGGCAACCATCATAAACGGTGACGTTGGGATGCAGGGTGGTACCGGCGCCGATTGTTACTTTTTCGCCAATGTGGACATGGCCTTTCAGGATGCATTCATCGCCAATCACGGTCTGCGCGCCGATCACCACGTAAGGGCCGATGTAGACGTTTTTACCAATGATGGCATCGGGTGCAATCACAGCGGTAGGATGAATCCCGGGCGCTGGCTGCGGCTGCGGGTAGAAGTGGTTGAGTAACTCGATAAAGGCTTTAATCGGGTTTTTAACCTGGATAACGGGTTTGACGTCGCTGGTGACTGACAAATTCACCAGAATGGCGGCCGCGTCCGATTGCTCGGCAATCTTCAAATTGTCAGTCCCGTCAGCAAAAACCAGCGAGCCGGCAAGAATATTATCAATGGGAGATATGCACTGGACAAGTAATTGTTCATCCCCTACCACCGTA
This region of Legionella taurinensis genomic DNA includes:
- the lpxD gene encoding UDP-3-O-(3-hydroxymyristoyl)glucosamine N-acyltransferase; this translates as MKASLVEIANRVQGTVVGDEQLLVQCISPIDNILAGSLVFADGTDNLKIAEQSDAAAILVNLSVTSDVKPVIQVKNPIKAFIELLNHFYPQPQPAPGIHPTAVIAPDAIIGKNVYIGPYVVIGAQTVIGDECILKGHVHIGEKVTIGAGTTLHPNVTVYDGCHLGQRVCIHAATVIGSDGFGYTFVDGQHLKMPHLGNVVIEDDVEVGANTVIDRATLGSTVIGAGTKIDNLVQVAHSVKLGQHNILCAFTGIAGSTTSGNHVIFAANVGVSDHVRIDDGVILAARAGVPPKKHLLEGNIYLGNPARPRDKAIEQELSVTRIPLMRKNLKALSEKVNELSERLAQYEASE